One stretch of Brachyhypopomus gauderio isolate BG-103 chromosome 10, BGAUD_0.2, whole genome shotgun sequence DNA includes these proteins:
- the LOC143526136 gene encoding trace amine-associated receptor 13c-like: protein MHYKGPAKNSELHLNLKMSVTTYQHNMTVQYCFPEDNSSCIKEVRKGHGNIFVFTLLSFISVCTVFLNLLVIISISHFKQLHTPTNLLILSLAVADLLVGLVVMPVNIMGLIENCWYFGNMACVIVFVINNLSTVASLCSLTFIAVDRYVAVNDPLSYSIRITVSKTSVFIVSGWLLSLLYILIFLYFNDDLLPYLILIRCHGECVMYVKYPWMTVDLIVTFVTPCSIILILYSFIFNVARHQAIAVRSVMNSMSNRKVAKVSFTSETKAARTLGIVVCVYLTCWIPYYISSFSVESLSSFSVLWTVLAWLVYLNSFMNPLIYAIFYPWFRASVKNILTCRIIQS, encoded by the coding sequence ATGCACTACAAAGGCCCAGCAAAGAACAGTGAGCTTCATTTGAATCTTAAGATGAGCGTCACAACATATCAGCACAACATGACAGTTCAGTACTGCTTTCCTGAGGACAACTCATCATGCATAAAGGAGGTCAGAAAAGGACATGGGAATATATTCGTATTCACTCTCCTATCATTTATCTCTGTATGcactgtgtttttgaacctgctggtgatcatctccatctctcacttcaAGCAGCTCCACACTCCAACCAACCTGCTCATCCTCTCTCTGGCTGTAGCTGATCTTCTCGTGGGTCTGGTTGTTATGCCTGTGAATATAATGGGACTGATAGAAAACTGTTGGTATTTTGGCAACATGGCATGTGTTATTGTTTTTGTGATAAACAATTTATCAACAGTAGCATCTCTCTGTAGCCTGACGTTCATTGCAGTTGATCGGTACGTTGCTGTTAATGACCCTCTGAGTTATTCCATCAGAATCACGGTTTCTAAAACATCCGTATTCATAGTTTCTGGATGGCTTTTATCTCTACTATATATCTTAATCTTTTTATACTTTAATGATGATCTGCTTCCATATCTCATTTTGATTAGGTGTCATGGAGAGTGTGTAATGTATGTAAAATATCCATGGATGACTGTTGACCTTATAGTTACTTTTGTAACCCCTTGTTCTATTATATTGATCTtgtattcattcatttttaatGTAGCAAGACATCAAGCTATAGCTGTGAGATCTGTTATGAATAGCATGTCTAACAGAAAAGTAGCCAAAGTTTCATTCACTTCTGAAACCAAAGCAGCAAGAACTCTGGGaattgttgtttgtgtttatctTACTTGCTGGATACCATATTATATCAGTTCATTCTCAGTTGAAAGTTTGTCCTCATTTTCAGTGTTGTGGACTGTGTTAGCTTGGCTGGTGTACCTGAATTCCTTCATGAATCCCCTAATATATGCTATATTTTATCCATGGTTTAGAGCATCAGTTAAGAATATTTTAACTTGTAGAATAATTCAGTCCTAA
- the LOC143526262 gene encoding trace amine-associated receptor 13c-like yields MSITAYQHNMTSTAVQYCFPEDNSSCIKEVRTGTGNIFLFILLSCISVCTVFLNLLVIISISHFKQLHTPTNLLILSLAVADLLVGLVVMPVNIMGLINNCWYFGNMACIAVIVINYFSTASSLCSVMFIAIDRYIAVNDPLNYSIRITVCKTSVFIISAWFLSLLYILIFLNFNDHLLPSQIMVSCHGECVIYVKYPWITVDLIVIFVTPCSIILILYSFIFNVARRQAIAVRSVINSTSNRRRARVSFTSESKAAKTLGIVICVYLACWIPFYLSSLLVENIYSFSVLWTVLAWLVYINSFMNPLIYAIFYPWFRASAKNILTCRIFQSLSSRLNMFQENF; encoded by the coding sequence ATGAGCATCACAGCATATCAGCACAACATGACCAGTACTGCTGTTCAGTACTGCTTTCCTGAGGACAACTCATCATGCATAAAGGAGGTCAGAACAGGAACTGGGAATATATTCTTATTCATTCTCCTATCATGTAtctctgtgtgtactgtgtttttgaacctgctggtgatcatctccatctctcacttcaAGCAGCTCCACACTCCAACCAACCTGCTCATCCTCTCTCTGGCTGTAGCTGATCTTCTCGTGGGACTGGTTGTTATGCCTGTGAATATAATGGGACTGATAAATAACTGTTGGTATTTTGGCAACATGGCATGTATTGCTGTTATAGTTATAAACTATTTCTCAACGGCATCATCTCTCTGTAGTGTGATGTTTATTGCAATTGATCGATACATTGCTGTTAATGACCCTCTGAATTATTCCATCAGAATCACAGTTTGTAAAACATCTGTATTCATAATTTCTGCATGGTTTTTATCTCTACTTTATATCTTAAtctttttaaattttaatgaCCATCTTCTTCCATCTCAGATTATGGTTAGTTGTCATGGAGAATGtgtaatatatgtaaaatatcCATGGATTACTGTTGACCTTATAGTTATTTTTGTAACCCCCTGTTCTATTATATTGATCTtgtattcattcatttttaatGTGGCAAGACGTCAAGCTATAGCTGTGAGATCTGTTATTAATAGTACATCTAACAGACGAAGGGCCAGAGTTTCATTCACTTCTGAATCCAAAGCAGCAAAAACTCTGGGAATTGTTATTTGTGTTTACCTTGCTTGCTGGATACCATTTTATTTAAGTTCGTTGTTAGTTGAAAACATATACTCATTTTCAGTGTTGTGGACAGTGTTAGCCTGGCTAGTGTACATTAATTCCTTCATGAATCCCCTAATATATGCTATATTTTATCCATGGTTTAGAGCATCAGCTAAGAATATTTTAACTTGTAGAATATTTCAGTCCTTATCTTCAAGATTGAATATGTTTCAAGAAAATTTCTGA